The sequence GTTCAGGGTATTAATGAGCTCGCCGAGACTCTTCTTGTCTCCATTCATTTTCCAGTTTCCACCAACGAAAAATTTCCTGCCGGTCATCTTTGCAGATATCTGATTTCAAAGGCTCTACGGATAAACTGTATGAATGGGCAGCGTAACCCTGTGGAGAGAACAGCGACCTTTCAATGTTCAGACAGTGCTTATATCACCATCGTGCATTCAACTCCACCTCTCGCAGCATATCATTGGTTTACTGAAGCACGCCCGCTGAATCACTTCCTTATTTAAAGTGTATCGAGCAAAGGATGGACAGGGGAAAGTGCGAGGATTGCACTCGGATTCAGAATCTGAAGTTGGTGGAATTTTGCCAAGTGCATGTTACGCGCGTGCATTGAAAGAAAACGTGCACAACAAGATATGTTGCAGAAATGCATCACTTTCTATGCACACAGCGCTGCGTGTTTTGCGTACCTACAAATATGTGCTCAGAATATCCATATAATATTAACATTTTTACAAAGAGCATTGGTCACTATTGCCTATTAGATCTCTACTACACATTGTGTAATGGGCGTGCCTTCCGTCTACCCAGAAGGCTTTTCGttcaaaataaatgtttcaCTATAGCTAAAATAGCCCGAGATATTCTTACTCACTTCCAGCATTTATGTTTTGGATTACTATATTTACTTTGTATCAAACATATTTGAATAAACTCTAGCTATTTTTGGTCGACGTACTCCCACTCTGGTGGCACGACTTGTGCAACAGCATATACCCTAACTTCGCCCTCTTGTGGACCATTGGAATATTTGCTTTTTAGTATTTGTCTAGCAGGCCTCTCTTAAAGAGAAGCCCACCTCTATATGTTTAATATCAAAAACATTAGCGATAATAATGATGGGTCTACGTGTTATGTTTGAATTCTGATTTCAATCGATTCGTTTTAACAGATGTATGTATGCAATATTTAAACCGATGGTACGTATAGATATGCGCATGCTAGTATAAAATCGGTGATGCTGTAGGACCACCACTAGGGAGCGAAATAACACTCTGAATAAGACATAATGTCCGATCACAATGGAACAATTAATACAATTGTTGTTACTCTAATACTGTCAATTCTGTGAACAGCAGTTTCGCCCCAGACATTGACGGCCATGCCAAAGCATCTCAATTATGTTTCGACATGAAGCCGTGATCGCAGCTTCCAAACGTGagggtttttgttttgtgcatTAAAACAGTATATGTTTGCGTGCTGGATGAAATATAAAACATCTTAATTTCCTCTTATTTAGAATAGCAGGAATATGCAGGTAAGATAAGTTGACATGAACATGGGCCCGAACACTCCAAGTACTAGCTACTCGAACACTTGCCGTCTGAAAGCAGATAAAATTGTGAGCTGCCATCTACACACAAAGCTGCAGCTAGGGGACTTCAGAAAGACCGCGGTGGGAGAACCCCCTAAAGTATCAAATTGCAGACTGAAGGTCGTTGTCACTAAGAAAATAATGATCAAAACGTGGGAAGGTTAAAGGCGAGTGGGAAGGGGTGGAGAGAGCTCGCGCTACGTTGTGCAGAGGGCAGGtaaaggagagaggggtagaCGTGTGCCTCACacatccaagcaaacaacaCCGGAGTGACTTCCGCCCACACGAAAGATGGCGGCTCCCTTGATGGAGGAATTGTCGGAATATTTAGGTTCCCCAGAACCGGCTGTTCGGCTGATTCTATCTATTTTGTTGGGTGAGTGTAGTGTATCGAAATGTGACGTTTTTAATGTGATTCCTCTACTCGCTATCATTTTAGTGTTAGAGTTGCAGGAGCTTACTCTAGCTATTGATAGTTCTTGTCTGTGAGTGTAGCCCGCTAGGCGCTTGTCAGTCTAGCCTTGAAAGTAACGTTAGCATTAACTGCCAAATAATTATTTGAGGATGACAGTACGAGGTCGAGTCCGATGATGAATTGTTCAGACCAAGTAACATAGTGTATTATTATACATATTGATAGATCAGTTGCTGTACAGGCGAGTGTTAACGCTGCGTAGACGTTGACAAGTGATTAGAGAAATGTTTGTATTAACCTGTATGCTCTGTGCCTAAAAACATACATGGcatcacattacacattacttCCACGTATAGTACTTGAGTTGTCAGGGGAGATAAGTCGGTGAGAGGGGAGTAATGAACTTTGATCTGACACATTGGAACCTTTGGATCTTTCACTTATCCGTCTTGCAAAATATTTTGCAAGTTTCTTACAACAATTGTAACTTGTAGCTACCCAGAAAGATTCCAATAATCccttttttaaacaataacGTTAGTGGCGGAACCCTCGTTCCAAGTTGTCTATGAAAGCATAGGCCTAATCTTGCCGCTCATGAACATTTCTTAACTTCTAATAAGACTCAAACCACTCTACTGTTATCTTTGTAATCACTGAGAGATAGCGGTTGAGGCTACTGCTGTTGCTGATTCTCCTCCGTGCAAATATAAATGATTATCcagctgtgttgtgtggtgtacTTTGTGCAAATGCGTGGAATTGGACTGCTCATCTCTTAAACTGTAACAGAATTGGGAATCTGTTGCACTGAAAGCAGTGTTGTGTCAGTGTCACATGCACTAACAAAAGGTCATATGCTTGAACCAGTTCTTTTGTCTGCAACAACAGATGCATAAGTGATATTAACtgactctccctctgtctctctctttctctgtcttgctgTCTCTACAGGGTACCCTTTTGCTGTCATTTACCGGCGATATATGTTTTACCAGTCCCCGTCGATCATCCACCTTTACCACGCATGCTCTGGACTGGCTCTGGCAGCTTTTAATTTTGGTGAGATGGATAAAGGATGAGGAGCTGTAAACGTATAAAAAAGAGGAAATCTTTGTCTCAGACCAGAACTCAAGAGTCAGCAGTAATTCAGCTGTAAAGAACCCTGCTAGCCCCACAGCTTAGATATTAGATATCTCACAGTTTCAGATATAGTCAGGGCATTAGGTACCTGTCTGTAGTATCAGTGATTTGTGGGTATGTCATTTTGTGCTAACAACAGTTGTAAACAGTTGTTACTGTGCGAAGTGCTGTTTTAAGGTAAGGTAAGTTTATTATCCACAACTCCCACTTTGAAGATCTTTAATATGTTTTGTAGCATGGAAGAGTGAGGACCTATTTGGCCTGTTTTGTCTGCGATCACATACACAGAGATATGCTGACGTTCAAAGGTCATATCAATGATTTTCTTGGTGACGCTGGCCGCAAACAAAGAGGAAGGATGTTAGATACTTTCATGGCAAAAAAACTGGGTGAGGGGCACTTGTCATGGTTGAGTGCATGACCGGAAATTCAGGATGGTGCTATGAGAGTGAGCATGCTAATGGGATCAAACCAGTGCAACCAGTATCTGAAGTCTCATTGTAACTGAAGTCTCATTGTATATTGTGTACTTTTcctcccccatctctttctgtcATTTATGCTGCATTTGGACTTAACAGCAGGTCTGTGTCTCTTTGGTTAAACTactctgtttctctttgtgtATCTAGTTGAGGTTTTATTTGTCCCCTTTACCGTTTTCCTTTTTTGACATTCTACAAAACTGTTGATTTGCTTATCATGGTCATGGAATTTCAGTATCTGGCAAAGTTCCCTTTgtctcccccctcaccccctgtCTGCTGCACTGGGAATGAATGCCAGCCAACAGTTGAGTTTGACAGGTCACACATGACTGCACTAACATCtaacacctcccctcccctcccctcccccttttaTATCTTTCACCTTTTCCCCctgtgctccccctctctctctctccctctcttcatgtgGCTCCCTAGGCTCTCAGGTATATCACTCTGCATTATGCATTGTCATCCAGTTCTTGTTGCTGAGGCTCATGGGAAGGACAGTGACAGCCGTTCTGAGCAGCTTTCTCTTTCAGATGGTGAGGCTGCCATTCCTTTCCTCATTCTgtccctggctctctctctctctctctccgtacccctctcacccactcacacagctCTTTGTTGTGCAGGGTATGCGCACAATGTGCACTTGACAGCCTTAACTCTTCTGCTGAGCGGTGCCTTGTTCTCAGTGTAATGTCACGGTGCATCATATTCTGTCCATCTGCTAGAATGTTATGTCATGACTATACCATGGCATACGCCTAAGCACCATATTTTTACGCTGCATCTTGATTCTGTTTGCCCACAAGTTGCCccagttttgtctgtgtgtgtgtttgaattatACCCTGTCCTCTTTCCTACAGACCTATCTACTGCTAGGATATTACTACACTGCAACAGAGGAGTATGATATAAAATGGACCATGCCACACTGTGTTCTGACACTCAAACTGATTGGTATGCTTTTCCTCTAGTTaaatgagagaaaaaacatacttatttatttactttttggAAAGTACTCtgtcctttctcttttcttttcaattgccgtgtctgtgtgtgatttgtgtgtgtgtgtgtgtatgtgtgtatgatttgtgtgatttgtgtctgtgtgtctgtatggtttgtgtgtgtgtgtgtgtgtgtgtttgcatcaacACAATTTAATTCCATTAATGCAATTTGTCACATTCTAAGTAGTATAATTCAGTTTTAATGTTTAGCATTAGAAACTTCCATATTCCAGCTAATGACTAATGTCTACTAAAACAGAGGCTAATGATACTTGATTGGCCAATATGTTCCCTGGCGTTCCTTGTTGGATCAACAGAGGAACAGGCCCAGACTTGCTTTGGTCCAACTCTCATAATCGTAGAACTCTTACTGACCTAGTGActgatttccattgcattcTCTGATTGCAGGTTTGTCATTTGATTACTATGACGGTGGAAAGGAACCAGTGAGTTTACTCCAGCCTATTCCATCATTGATCGGTTCTGTCAAGTATTTGTGATGTTGTGATGCTTTGCATTACCCTTTCACCACTaagtctttttgtttgtttgtttgtttgtttgtctgtcgtCGTTGTCGTCATCATGATTAACCCCTCTCTATAAATCcccttttatttgttatttgtttgtggcTCTGTGAGGGAGTGCTGGTTTTAAGTCAAAGGAACATGATAAccagatgtgagatgtgtggCAATCGGTTAGACCAGCAGTACTTGATATTGTGAAGGTGACGCCTAGTGCTCATcttttaaactgtgtgtgttgcagtcgGTAGGCATCAGTAATCCGTTGTCATGTGTGACCTCCTGGCTAGCTGGAGGTCAGCGCTCGAggtgtccctgtctctctcctgctcctggtCCTGCTGTCCTACTGTCATcaagattgtttgtttgtttgtttgtttgtttatattgtcAGTTTATTTCTGCCCGTCTTGTGCTGTTGACACCCCACCGTGTCCTGTTGCTCCTCCCCTGTCATTTCTGTTGTGATCTGTGTCTGATTGGACTTCCTTGGGTTAtccttaaacaaacaaaatagtcCCCCATGACGCAAAGCTATAGAACACTATTTGGGACAAAGAAATCTATTAATGTCTTCAAAGGCGATCAGTAAATAAATCTTACAGCTGGTCATCCATCTGGGTTGGAACTACCACCAAAGGGAATCTTTATTTTTCCTGGTAATGTTTCCTGAAAGCACAAAATGGCAATTTGAGTGGAGAGCAATTGAAGCTattgtgctgctgtgtttgtggTCAGCAGGATTGTTTTCGCTCAGTGATAACCCAGGGTAAATGGAAATGTGCACTTTCATGCAACTGTCCATTTGGTCAAATCCTGAATACTGACCAATGACCTTTAATCTGTCAAGCAATATATGACGGAATATCTCAATTTAACAAAATCTCTGCACATTTGGATTGcacatttaaatatatatatttatgcctCATAAATCAAATGGCAAGGTGCAGGAGTTATTGATATAACTTTACATGAATTGGACAATTGCATTGAATGGTCGATGTGAAGTGACACCTGATTTGGTCATACTGTCTTCCCACTGTtaaatggtgtgtatgtgtgtgtgttgctctaatCTGATCCCTCACCCCATATCTGCGTcggtctttttgtctttctccacGTCTGTCTCTCCTTTGGTTAGTCTCAGCTGAATGCAGAGCAGAAGAGCAGTGCGCTGTCTGAGGTGCCGTCGCTGCTGGAGGTGTGTGGCTTCTCCTACTTCTACGGAGGGTTTCTGGTCGGGCCACAGTTCACCCTACGCACGTATCAGAAGTTGGTCTCCAAGGAGCTCTCGGACACTCCAGGAGAATTACCTGACAGGTGAGGatcgccccccgccccccgtcGTGAAGATGCAGACCTGTTGGTTTCAAAGTGGAATACATTTCTACTCAGTGATTTTTCTAGATTAGAAAACTGTAATACAAAGGTTGCAGCTTTGTACATGGGCACTTATGGGAAATGACAAATGAGGATGAAGACAAAGCCATCCCTGAACACCCATGGcacaaacattttcttttatattgATGTACATTGTAATGCTAATACTGAGTGTCAGTTCAATGCCAGATTTTGAAAACAATAGCTTGGGTGGAACTTGAGAAGAACATTATTCAAAGACCAGAAAAGCAAGAATGTTGTTTCTGGCGTTTCTGGTCTCTGAATAATGTTCTTTGTAACATTCTGTTACAATGTTGTTGTAAACCGGATTCCCTATCCACTGTTTGGTTTCCTGTCTTAGACAGGAAATTAACAcagaacttacacacacaaaaaaactgtgCTACAAAAAAACTACAGCTGTAACTGAAGTGTCTTTGCTTAATATATCTTATTAATCAGTTGTTGCTTTACAAGATCttatcatctgtgtgtgtcagcatcactgtctttattcctcttttttgtctctgtctgtccccccTCCACAGTGTGCTGCCTGCCATGAAGCGCTTCAGCTTGGGTCTGCTGTGTCTGACCATCTTCACGATAGCAGGCCCCTACTACCCAGACAGCTACTATCTGACAGATGACTTTGAGGTCCGTTACACTTCTCCAAAAAAAATGGTGTCGCAATGATGCAATCATTGCGTGTCAGTGAATGTAAAAACGTGTTGAAGCTTAACTGGATCATTTCACCACAATCACACCTCTCCACTTCCCCCTCAGGCCCAGCCGTTCTGGTACCGATGCGTGTTCATACTGCTCTGGTGCAAGGTCAACCTGTACAAATATGTCAGCTGCTGGCTCATATCAGTAAGTATGAGTTGAGCAGTACATTCAGTGGGATTGTCAAGGACTGAAGTGGGTGTGCAGTGTTGCTGCCGAGATAAGACTCTTGTGGTGTTAGCTTGAGAGGACTCAACTGCTCAGCAACCCTTTTTCTGTTGACTAGTattgttgtatgttgtatgtgatGCACTGTATTGTCATCTGTATGACTTCACATTTCCTCTGCGCTTATCCTCATGGGTCACACCGATGAGTTGTTTACAAAAATGGGAGGCTTCTTTTATGACTCACGTGTTTCTGTGCGTTCACACCCCATAGTTTAGTGCCACTGCCCAGGCATAATTGAACGAATTGTCTATTCTTTTGTGCCCATGTGCTCAACATACCTGCATGATCTGTGCATTGTTTAGGAGGGAGTGTGTATACTTGTTGGGCTTGGCTACAATGGCAGGGACCAGAACGGGGAGCACCAGTGGAACGCCTGTGCCAACATGAGGATGTGGGTCTACGAGACCACGCCCCTCTTCACAGGCACCATCAATTCTTTCAACATCAACACCAACGCATGGGTGGCAAGGTCAGTGCTGAAACATGTTGTTTTGTCCGAAGAAGACCCAGGCAAGTTAAAACGTCACTGTTATTAATTAAAAAGTTTGGAGCTACTCTcggacattctctctcttgctttacCAGTGCTAAACAATAACATCTCAAACCCTCCTTCAACATTAGACCTCTGATCCCAGTAGATTCATATTCATTTGGTCTTCAACTCAATTAATCTTTTAAGATATGTTTATTTGTACAGTGATTGAATGGAACAGATGGAATCTGattgtctatttctctctcccctcctgtctttcagacacatttttaaaaggTTAAAGTTCTTGGGAAACAAAATGGCGTCTCAGACGGCCACCCTGGTGTTCTTGGCTATTTGGCATGGCCTCCACTCCGGCTACCTGCTCTGCTTCTCTATGGAGTTCATCATCGTCAACGTGGAGAAGCAGGTGCCTATTGTAACTGCTGAATCTCAAAGTGGAGATGGGCTTTCTACTTCACATTTATCCACCTCCCTTATCTGATAGGCATCTAAAAGATGACTCCCTTTATCTAGAAGCATCTAGAAGATAATGTGGCACATGGAGTGAAGTAGTGAAGTGCTAGTCAAATGTGCACATGGAAATGACTAGCGCACTGCAGAGTCTTATGTTATGCTTCTCTATTCTCATCCAGCTCATAAATATAGAGGTCCGTGGGAAGGAAATGCATTATCTCTCCCCCATTAACATTGTTCAGTGTAGCGCAGTATTGTGTCACTGATTCACTCGAATGCATTATTACCTTTCTCTCTGCTGTGGGGAGAACAATTGGCCAATTGGGATCCTTCATTTTACTCACTTTAGGATTTGTGTTGCTCTGTTCACTAGCAAATTGCCATGTTAGGTGCATTTTTTTTGTACTTTATTGGTTTTCCTTAATTTGTTGTGCTTTTAAGTGGAACAGGATTCAGTGGAGTGGATTTGATATTTTAGAAAATGCTAGTCTGAGTTTGTATAAAGTTTAAATATTTGAAATGGAAGATGACAATCGCACAAACCCAGAGCAAATAATGATAACAGGGTTTTCAAATGTTTAGTCCTAGAAGACGCTTTGGAATGTGGATTAATGGTGTGGGGGGAAGAAAACACACTTCCTCATTCCAGGTCATGGTTGATACGAAAGCGTGTGGTGAAAATAGTTGAGCTAAGCAACTGCTGACAAATGTGCAAAAACTGacaatgtttttctctctctctctctctctctctctctctctctctttcaggccATCACATTAGTAAAGGACAGTCCTTTACTGAACAGCTTGGCC comes from Sardina pilchardus chromosome 6, fSarPil1.1, whole genome shotgun sequence and encodes:
- the lpcat3 gene encoding lysophospholipid acyltransferase 5, encoding MAAPLMEELSEYLGSPEPAVRLILSILLGYPFAVIYRRYMFYQSPSIIHLYHACSGLALAAFNFGSQVYHSALCIVIQFLLLRLMGRTVTAVLSSFLFQMTYLLLGYYYTATEEYDIKWTMPHCVLTLKLIGLSFDYYDGGKEPSQLNAEQKSSALSEVPSLLEVCGFSYFYGGFLVGPQFTLRTYQKLVSKELSDTPGELPDSVLPAMKRFSLGLLCLTIFTIAGPYYPDSYYLTDDFEAQPFWYRCVFILLWCKVNLYKYVSCWLISEGVCILVGLGYNGRDQNGEHQWNACANMRMWVYETTPLFTGTINSFNINTNAWVARHIFKRLKFLGNKMASQTATLVFLAIWHGLHSGYLLCFSMEFIIVNVEKQAITLVKDSPLLNSLANSPLYPFIYVVQQFIHWLFMGYPLVPFCLFTFDKWLKVYSSVYFCGHIFFFIAYLILPYLRKALVPRKGDQKQE